Proteins co-encoded in one Phycodurus eques isolate BA_2022a chromosome 14, UOR_Pequ_1.1, whole genome shotgun sequence genomic window:
- the LOC133412616 gene encoding tryptophan--tRNA ligase, cytoplasmic, producing the protein MTDCQGDAARSPMELYEKLTAQGDNVRSLKTAKAEKAEIDAAVQLLLKLKVDYKQATGQDYKVGCPPSENSLTSENGLAADGNNGDDEVNPWSVSTNNAKGVDYDKLIVRFGSSKIDQELVDRIEKVTGQKPHHFLRRGIFFSHRDMHQVLDTYEKHKSFFLYTGRGPSSQAMHVGHLIPFIFTKWLQDVFDIPLVVQLTDDEKYLWKDLTLEQCHQFAVENAKDIIACGFDVNKTFIFSDLDYTGASPQFYRNVVKIQKHVTFNQVKGIFGFTDSDCIGKISFPAIQAAPSFSNSFPHIFGDKKDVQCLIPCAIDQDPYFRMTRDVAPRIGYPKPALLHSTFFPALQGAQTKMSASDANSSIFLTDTAKQIKNKINKYAFSGGKDTVEEHRKYGGNVDVDVSFMYLTFFLEDDHKLEKIRQDYTSGALLTGELKKMLIETLQPIIAEHQERRKQVTDEMVKRFMTPRPLNFNL; encoded by the exons ATGACAGACTGTCAAGGGGATGCGGCGAGGAGTCCAATGGAGCTCTATGAGAAACTGACAGCACAGGGGGACAATGTGAGGAGCTTAAAAACAGCTAAAGCTGAGAAG GCTGAAATTGATGCCGCGGTCCAGTTATTGCTCAAATTGAAAGTGGACTACAAACAGGCGACGGGTCAGGACTACAAAGTGGGATGTCCGCCATCCGAAAATTCACTTACCTCAGAAAATGGCCTCGCAGCAGATGGCAACAATGGTGATGATGAAGTTAACCCCTGGAGTGTCTCCACAAACAACGCAAAGGGTGTTGATTATGACAAACTCATTG TGCGCTTTGGCAGCAGTAAAATCGACCAAGAGCTGGTGGACAGAATAGAGAAAGTGACAGGGCAGAAACCTCACCACTTTCTTCGTCGCGGAATCTTCTTCTCACACAG AGACATGCATCAAGTGCTGGACACGTATGAGAAACACAAGTCCTTCTTTCTGTACACTGGCAGAGGTCCCTCGTCACAGGCCATGCATGTTGGCCACCTCATCCCCTTTATCTTCACCAA ATGGCTGCAGGATGTGTTTGACATCCCCCTGGTGGTCCAGCTGACAGACGACGAGAAGTACCTGTGGAAGGACCTGACACTGGAGCAGTGCCACCAGTTCGCCGTGGAGAACGCCAAGGACATCATCGCGTGCGGTTTCGACGTCAACAAGACCTTCATCTTCTCCGACCTCGACTACACGGG TGCGTCACCGCAGTTCTACAGGAATGTGGTGAAGATCCAAAAGCATGTGACGTTCAACCAAGTCAAAGGCATCTTCGGCTTTACAGACAGCGACTGCATCG GAAAGATCAGCTTCCCAGCCATCCAGGCGGCCCCTTCCTTCAGTAACTCTTTCCCACACATCTTCGGAGACAAAAAGGACGTTCAGTGTCTCATTCCCTGTGCCATAGACCAG GACCCCTACTTCCGAATGACCCGCGACGTGGCCCCGAGGATCGGCTACCCCAAGCCGGCGCTGTTGCACTCCACTTTCTTCCCCGCCCTGCAGGGGGCGCAGACCAAGATGAGCGCCAGTGACGCTAATTCTTCCATCTTTCTCACCGACACGGCCAAACAGATCAAGAACAAG ATCAACAAGTATGCATTTTCGGGGGGGAAAGACACTGTAGAGGAGCACCGGAAGTACGGCGGTAACGTAGACGTGGACGTCTCCTTCATGTACTTGACCTTCTTCTTGGAAGATGATCATAAGCTGGAGAAGATCAGACAG GACTACACAAGTGGCGCCCTTCTGACCGGAGAACTGAAGAAAATGTTGATCGAAACCCTGCAGCCAATCATCGCCGAGCATCAAGAGCGACGCAAGCAAGTCACGGACGAGATGGTCAAGCGGTTCATGACACCCCGGCCTTTGAATTTTAACCTCTAG